A stretch of Deltaproteobacteria bacterium DNA encodes these proteins:
- the rnr gene encoding ribonuclease R, with protein MSVFAYTSLSSLRRQGSSLFQLFWIPASAGMTKRNRIFCFALARIRLTLKMNKIVGELSLHYEGYGFVIPKEPGHPDVFIPARLVGDAMHGDIVEVSVRQSDKSLFEGAVEKILERRLKQLVGRLEMEGKYWSLITEDQRVHHRMRLKNVDRSLHRGDYVVAKIIKYPQGKSGLEGEVIERLPQRGSLPAEIEYVIAKHQWPKTFPDAVLEEAGSFRNTSEQSEREGEAPAALPAEGATRAPIIDLRSLGFVTIDGEDAKDFDDAVYAEPLSGGDIKLWVAIADVSYYIKPNQPLDREAYDRGTSVYFPGRVLPMLPEVLSNGLCSLRPHEDRLAMVAEMVIDKNGNVHSEHFYSAIFQSKARLTYTLVRRLLVDREEKLREEMDSLLSMLETLSEAATHLKTNRTKRGTIDFDLPEPDIVLDLTGGIENIERAERNWSHQIIEELMIVANESVARFLTKRKVGCVYRVHDSPPPDKLRRFYQLVNRLGYKGKMKIPSSSKILGEVANFFKGHPEIRLVNTMLLRSMSQAVYSHENVGHFGLASECYCHFTSPIRRYPDLIIHRLLKQALRPDTKKIKMGVLAEIAEHCSIQERRAMDAEREMLALHNTIFMQSKLGEEFDGIISHVTKFGFFVELLDYFVEGLVPLQNLSGDFYVYDQDHLCLRGKKRKKIFKIGDRVRIKVEEVKLLERRTYFNLLDIAREA; from the coding sequence ATGTCCGTTTTTGCGTATACCAGTTTGTCATCCCTGCGAAGGCAGGGATCCAGTCTTTTTCAGCTTTTCTGGATTCCCGCCTCCGCGGGAATGACAAAAAGAAATCGGATATTTTGTTTTGCGCTCGCCAGAATACGATTGACCCTGAAAATGAATAAAATAGTCGGTGAGTTATCCCTCCATTATGAAGGTTATGGTTTCGTTATCCCTAAGGAGCCCGGACATCCGGATGTCTTTATTCCGGCGCGTCTGGTGGGGGACGCCATGCACGGTGATATTGTCGAAGTCTCGGTTCGACAGAGCGACAAGAGTCTTTTCGAAGGGGCCGTAGAAAAAATTCTGGAACGCCGTTTGAAGCAGTTGGTGGGACGTTTGGAGATGGAAGGGAAGTACTGGTCTCTCATTACGGAAGATCAACGGGTTCATCACCGGATGAGATTGAAAAATGTTGATCGAAGTCTCCACCGCGGCGATTATGTCGTCGCAAAAATTATAAAATATCCTCAAGGGAAAAGTGGTTTAGAGGGTGAAGTCATCGAACGTCTTCCTCAAAGAGGCAGTCTCCCCGCCGAAATTGAATATGTTATCGCCAAACATCAGTGGCCCAAAACATTTCCCGATGCCGTATTGGAAGAGGCGGGGAGTTTTAGAAATACCAGCGAGCAGAGCGAGCGTGAGGGGGAGGCTCCGGCGGCTTTGCCGGCGGAGGGGGCGACGCGAGCCCCTATAATAGACCTTCGTTCTCTAGGTTTTGTCACCATTGATGGAGAAGACGCCAAAGATTTTGATGATGCGGTTTATGCAGAACCGCTTTCGGGTGGTGATATCAAACTTTGGGTCGCCATTGCCGATGTCAGTTATTATATCAAACCCAACCAACCGCTTGATCGCGAAGCATACGATCGCGGCACCTCCGTTTATTTTCCCGGGCGTGTTCTGCCCATGTTGCCGGAAGTTCTTTCCAACGGCTTGTGCAGTCTGCGTCCGCACGAAGACCGTCTGGCAATGGTTGCCGAAATGGTGATTGACAAAAATGGCAATGTTCATTCGGAACATTTCTATTCCGCCATTTTTCAAAGCAAGGCTCGCCTGACCTACACACTTGTTCGGCGTCTTTTGGTCGACCGGGAAGAAAAACTGCGTGAGGAGATGGATTCGCTTCTGTCCATGTTGGAAACTCTTTCCGAAGCGGCCACCCATTTGAAAACCAATCGCACGAAACGCGGCACCATCGATTTTGATTTACCGGAACCCGACATCGTTTTGGATTTGACCGGCGGCATTGAAAACATTGAGCGCGCGGAACGCAACTGGAGTCATCAGATTATTGAAGAGCTCATGATCGTGGCCAACGAATCCGTCGCCCGTTTTCTGACAAAGAGAAAAGTGGGATGCGTTTATCGTGTGCACGATTCTCCGCCGCCCGACAAATTGCGCCGTTTTTATCAGCTCGTCAACCGGTTGGGTTACAAGGGAAAGATGAAAATTCCCAGCAGTTCCAAAATTTTGGGAGAAGTGGCCAATTTTTTTAAAGGGCATCCGGAAATCCGGCTCGTCAACACCATGTTATTGCGTTCCATGTCTCAGGCGGTTTACAGCCACGAAAATGTCGGGCATTTTGGATTGGCGAGTGAATGCTATTGTCATTTTACATCACCCATCCGCCGTTATCCCGATTTGATCATCCACCGCCTTTTGAAACAGGCACTGCGACCCGACACCAAAAAAATAAAAATGGGGGTTTTGGCAGAAATCGCAGAGCATTGCTCGATTCAGGAAAGAAGGGCGATGGATGCGGAACGGGAGATGCTGGCGCTTCATAATACGATTTTCATGCAGTCCAAATTGGGGGAAGAGTTTGACGGTATTATTTCGCATGTCACCAAATTCGGATTTTTTGTGGAACTGCTCGACTATTTTGTAGAAGGGCTTGTCCCTTTGCAAAATTTATCGGGTGACTTCTATGTTTATGATCAAGATCATCTCTGTTTGCGGGGCAAAAAACGCAAAAAAATATTTAAAATCGGCGATCGGGTTCGCATCAAGGTGGAAGAGGTTAAGTTATTGGAAAGACGGACCTATTTTAATCTTCTTGACATAGCACGAGAAGCATAA
- a CDS encoding zinc-ribbon domain-containing protein — translation MVAKDWADLDFDEDEEKVCPNCGHTYDEAEKACPHCGAIVSQEDDELDGFQEDEES, via the coding sequence ATGGTAGCAAAAGATTGGGCCGATCTTGACTTTGATGAAGACGAAGAGAAGGTATGCCCCAACTGCGGACATACTTATGACGAAGCAGAAAAAGCGTGCCCCCATTGTGGCGCCATCGTGAGCCAAGAAGACGACGAACTCGATGGTTTTCAAGAAGACGAAGAGAGTTAA
- a CDS encoding DMT family transporter: MTLVLLFLMQLGWSASYMFQKQVMIDMPVGLILIFRYGIASLAFLLAGKFGARNKMSDLLRWPSSKGPHVPLKVRSGLSRRDRLASHLILLRAFKLTTKFSAREWMLIIFMGVLVFSGSPYCQLIALTHTYATDTAILTAFEPLIAASIAAIFLKERIGWKTLAAFFVATFGMIIMSGWQGTAGSLEVQRMLGDTFFLAALLFEGVGSTVSRYMVRKRNPFELMAWMMFVGFLFNLACYWPLLTPTNIAAVGIKSWGATLYLALICSALSYSGWTYLLKKIPVNQLALSTFLQPICGTFLAHHFINEPLDEKTLLGGGLILSSLLLWLFSHLRKAVSDQRSAISFQVVK, translated from the coding sequence ATGACATTGGTTCTTTTATTTCTGATGCAGTTGGGCTGGTCGGCTTCTTACATGTTCCAGAAACAGGTGATGATCGATATGCCTGTGGGACTGATTCTTATTTTTCGCTATGGCATTGCTTCGCTGGCCTTCTTGCTCGCAGGAAAATTCGGAGCGCGCAACAAAATGAGCGATCTGCTTCGTTGGCCCTCCTCGAAAGGTCCTCACGTACCATTAAAGGTACGCTCCGGCCTTTCTCGTCGGGACCGCCTCGCATCTCATCTCATTTTGTTGCGCGCTTTTAAACTCACCACAAAATTTTCAGCGCGTGAATGGATGCTCATCATCTTCATGGGTGTTCTTGTTTTTTCGGGTTCCCCCTATTGCCAACTGATCGCCCTGACTCACACCTACGCCACAGACACCGCCATCCTAACCGCCTTCGAACCGCTCATCGCGGCCTCCATCGCCGCTATTTTTTTGAAGGAACGCATCGGGTGGAAAACATTGGCCGCTTTTTTTGTGGCCACTTTTGGAATGATTATCATGTCGGGTTGGCAGGGAACCGCGGGCTCTTTGGAAGTACAGCGCATGTTGGGCGACACTTTTTTTCTGGCGGCTCTTTTGTTTGAAGGAGTGGGCTCCACGGTTTCGCGTTATATGGTGCGGAAAAGAAATCCTTTTGAGTTGATGGCTTGGATGATGTTCGTGGGTTTTTTATTCAATCTTGCCTGTTACTGGCCTCTGCTCACACCCACCAATATCGCCGCGGTTGGAATAAAAAGCTGGGGAGCAACACTGTATCTGGCGCTTATTTGTTCCGCGCTCTCTTACAGTGGATGGACTTATCTGTTGAAAAAAATTCCGGTGAATCAACTCGCTTTGTCAACTTTCCTACAGCCAATTTGTGGAACTTTTTTGGCCCACCATTTCATTAACGAGCCTCTCGATGAAAAAACCCTGCTTGGCGGCGGTTTGATTTTGTCTTCGCTTCTGCTCTGGCTCTTCAGTCATCTAAGAAAAGCTGTCAGCGATCAGCGATCAGCAATCAGTTTTCAGGTTGTGAAATGA
- a CDS encoding universal stress protein: MYKKILVTLDHTPADKTILEHIEKLHRFIPSEVLLLHVADGWVARNYERLRLRESEEMKQDKRYLAEVAKRLMKQGIKTTHFLAMGEPADEIIKFAKERNCDLIAMSTHGHRFLSDFIHGSTATKVRHQVEIPLLLIKARPVGKKE, from the coding sequence ATGTATAAAAAAATTTTGGTGACATTGGATCATACGCCGGCGGATAAAACCATTTTGGAGCATATCGAAAAGTTGCACCGTTTTATTCCGAGCGAAGTTTTGCTTTTGCATGTGGCCGACGGATGGGTTGCCAGAAATTATGAACGTCTTCGCCTGCGTGAATCGGAAGAGATGAAACAGGACAAGCGATATTTGGCAGAGGTGGCTAAGCGACTGATGAAGCAGGGAATCAAGACCACTCATTTTTTGGCGATGGGAGAACCCGCCGATGAGATTATCAAATTCGCCAAGGAACGAAATTGCGATTTGATTGCCATGTCCACACACGGCCACCGTTTTTTGTCCGATTTTATTCATGGCTCCACCGCAACAAAAGTTCGTCATCAGGTGGAGATTCCTCTTCTGCTGATCAAAGCGCGTCCGGTGGGAAAGAAAGAATGA